CCAGGCCCATGGTAAGCAAGATGCACTACATGATTGACCGCTATGCATTAGCTGTAAAGGTCCTACCACCAGACCTCAAAACTGTAATTGATGAAGTTGTAGCCATGGTCAACTTTATCAAAAACAGTCTGCTGAACACAAAGATACTGTGTCTGTGTCATGAACTTAATGCTCATGAAGAGCCATTCCTTTTTCATACAGAAGTAACATGGCTATCGAGGGGTAATGTAGTGGGTCGAGTTGTGACATTAAAGGAGGAGCTGAAGGAGTTCTTCGAGAGAAATGAGAAGGAAAAAATAAGGAAGTTTGTGAACAAGCTTTCAGACAACAATTGGATCACGAAAATGGCTTATCTCAATTATATATTTTCTCGCATCAATGCAGTCAACAGATCACTTCAAAGTTACTGGGCAACTGTGATTGATTTTGTGGACAAGCTGCAAGCTTTTCAAATGAAACTCAAACTTTGGCAAGAAAAAGTCACAGCTGGTTGGTATGAGGCTTATGAAAATATGAGCCATAGCTTGTCAGTTCTGTGTAAAGATGATGTGAATGAAGTCAGTGGTCTCATCCATAAGCACTTGATTTCTCCTAGTCAAGAGTTAGAAAATCATTTTCCTGATATCACAAATTTAGATTGGTATCTCCTTCGAAATCCATTAAAGGTGAAccttaaatcccttccagattaaTTGTAAGAAGAATTTATTGACTTTGTCAATGACTCAACTGCAAAAAATTCTTTCAATAGTTTATCATTTCCCAGTTTCTGGTCAACAATGCCATGTTCTTATCCAGCTTTAGCGAAGAATTGTGTATGGAACCTTAGAGTGTTTCCATCCACATAACATTGTGAGGAGGGACTCTCAGCATTGTGCTCGGTTAAAAACAAGTTACGTTCACGTCTTGCGGTCAAAGATGACAAAAGAGTGGCTTTTTTAAAGCAATTGAAGATACACCGTTCATTGCTCACCTATGGAAACTAGACACAATGTTCTTTGTGAGCCACCACCTCAATTCAGAAAGTTTGCCAATACAGGTTGGATGTAATGTATGTCTTCACAAAGATAGATTGCTGAAGCAGGTTGTTCACTATTTGCCGAACCTAAACCAACCCATCACAAAAGATGAAGTTGTTGCAAACACCATGCGCATACCTCATTACTTTGCAGAGGATTATGGCCAGATGTAATGTCTGGTTACATATGATCTAGATGTAGCAAAGACTGCATAATGAATCCAAGTCACAAGTCTGCCAGATTTTGATAATTTCTTCATTATGTTTGTAGTATTCTACATTCTCATGTGCTACTTCAGAGCCATTGAAAAGATTATCACAGAATCGGGTGAACCAGTGATGATAACAAACTCAGGTGCATTAGCCCTGGATCTCTGAGACAGTTCATAGAGTGCCTAAGCTACAATCGATGTAAATGACTTCACCCAATGCTTACTCTTGCACTGAAAACCTAAGTTTTCCGACGGTTCCTGAAAGAATAGGAAAATGCAGACTCGGTTCTCCTGGAATTGCAGAATTTCCCTCTTGAAAAGAAGATGTTGATTGTTTCTGCAACCAAGCCCCGTTTGGAGAGCTATTTGAGAAGTTCAAGAAGAGCGCTGAAACTGGTGACC
This genomic stretch from Palaemon carinicauda isolate YSFRI2023 chromosome 21, ASM3689809v2, whole genome shotgun sequence harbors:
- the LOC137614884 gene encoding zinc finger BED domain-containing protein 5-like; its protein translation is MHYMIDRYALAVKVLPPDLKTVIDEVVAMVNFIKNSLLNTKILCLCHELNAHEEPFLFHTEVTWLSRGNVVGRVVTLKEELKEFFERNEKEKIRKFVNKLSDNNWITKMAYLNYIFSRINAVNRSLQSYWATVIDFVDKLQAFQMKLKLWQEKVTAGWYEAYENMSHSLSVLCKDDVNEVSGLIHKHLISPSQELENHFPDITNLDWYLLRNPLKVNLKSLPD